The following are encoded in a window of Clostridium thermarum genomic DNA:
- a CDS encoding HypC/HybG/HupF family hydrogenase formation chaperone: MCLGVPLRIVSIENDKEAVGEMNGIKKKIRIDLLPDIKSGDYVMVHAGFALEKIDESLAKDTMDALEEVRKMVADK; encoded by the coding sequence ATGTGTTTAGGAGTTCCACTAAGGATAGTGAGTATTGAAAATGACAAAGAAGCAGTAGGAGAAATGAATGGAATTAAGAAAAAGATTAGGATAGATCTATTGCCGGACATTAAGTCCGGGGATTATGTAATGGTGCACGCAGGCTTTGCCCTGGAGAAAATCGATGAAAGTTTAGCCAAGGATACTATGGATGCCCTGGAAGAAGTGCGAAAAATGGTGGCAGATAAATAG